The nucleotide sequence CGAGACCCCCTCGTACCTGCGCAGGTACGAGGGGGTCTCGGCGTGAAGCCGGGGTCCCGGGTCAGTCGTCGGGGTGGAAGCCGATCAGCCAGCGGATGCCGTAGCGGTCGACGAGGGTGCCGTCGACGTCTCCCCACGGGCGTTGCTGCAGCGGATCGATCACGCGGCCACCGGCGGAAAGCTCGTCGTACCAGCGGGTGAGCGTTCCGGGGTCGGCCGTGCCGAGGAGCGAGAGGAACATCCCGTTCATCTGCACCGCGTCGTCATCGGCTCCCGCGTCGGCCGCGGCGAGTTCGACCGGGCCGCCGAGCTGTCCGTGCGCGACCGCGTCGCCCGGGCCGTCGTGACGACCGGCGCTCGCGTAATCCATCAGCTGGAGCTCGCCTCCGAAGACGTCGCGGTAGTGGCCGAGCGCCTCTGCGGCGTTGCCGGGGAACAGCAGGTACGGGATCAGTCCGCTCATCCGGCGAGCGTAGCGGCGCCCGCGCGCCCCCGCCACCCGCCGGCGACGACGAACGGCCGCCACCCGGAGAGGGCGACGGCCGTTCGTGCGGACGGAGTCAGGAGACGGGGATCACCGCGTAGAGGATCCAGGTCAGTGCGAAGCCGGCCACGCCGAGCACCGTCGTCAACGGCGTCCAGGTGCGCAGACCGTCCTTGACCGACAGACCGAGATACCGCGTGACCACCCAGAACCCCGAGTCGTTCACGTGGCTGAGGCCGAGGCCGCCGTAGCCGATCGCGACCGCGAGCAGCGCGGTGTGCACGGTGTCCAGCCCCATCGCGGAGACCGACGGCAGCAGGAGCCCCGCGGTGGTGGCGATCGCGACGGTCGCGGACCCCTGGGCGGCACGCATGATGAGCGAGATGAGGAAGGCCGCGAGCAGCAGAGGCATCCCGCTGGCGGCGAGCACCTCGGCGACCGCGCCGCCGATCCCCGTCTCGGTGAGGATCCGGCCGAAGGCGCCACCGGCACCGGTGACGAGGATGATGACCGCGGCGGCCGGCAGCGCCGACTCCATGACCTCACCGAGGTGCGCCGCCGACCATCCGCGGCGGATGCCGAGCAGGTACATCGCCGCGGCGATGGCGACCATGAGCGCGAAGATCGGCTGGCCGACCATGCTGAGGAAGCCGTTCCAGAACGTGCCTGCCTCGAACAGCGGCGCCACCGCGGTGCCGAGCATGATGAGCACGAGCGGAAGGAGGATGAGCCCGAGGACCGTGCCGGCGCCCGGCGCCTTCTCGCCCTCGCCCAGTCCGCCGGTGAGCGTCGACTTCTCCGTGCCGAAGTTGTCGTACATCTCCTTGGTGGCAGCCAGCATCGCGAACTCGCGGGTGTTGATCCACTTCGCGACGAGGTAGGACAGCACACCGAGAGGCACCGAGATCGCGAGCGAGAAGATCGTGACCCAGCCGATGTCGGCACCGAGGATCGCGGAGCCGCCGACGATGCCCGGGTGCGGGGGCACCGCGACGTGCACGGCGAGCATGATGCCGGCCACGGGAAGACCGAACTTGATCGGGTTGAGACCGGCGGCCTTCGAGAAGGCGAACACGATGGGGATGAGGATGATGAACCCCGCGTCGAAGAACACCGGGATCGCGAGGACGCCGGCGGCGATGACGAGCGCGATGCCGACGCGCTTCGGGCCCAGCCAGCCGGTGAAACGGCCGGCGAGCGCATCGGCGCCGCCGGACAGCTCGATGATCTTGCCGAGCATCGACCCGAGCGCGACGAGCACGGCCACCGAGCCGAGCGTGCCGCCGACACCGGCGATGATCGCCTGGATGACGCCGAGCTGCTCGGGGGTGTCACCGTCGGCGGGGATCGTGGTCAGCGGGAGCCCGGCCGCGATGCCGACGATGATCGACACCAGGATGAGGGCGTAGAACGCCTGCATCTTGAACCGGATGATGAGCAGGAGCAGCAGGCCGAGGCCCGCCAGGCCGATCAGGATGAGGATCGGAAGAGGAAGCATCTCTGGATCTCTTCTTTCAGTGAGGGCGCGACGTCGCGCTCAGGACAGTCGTTCGGGTGCGACGACGCGGATGACGGCGGAGTCGTCGAGGGCGCCGAGGCCCTGCGCTTCGCCGAGGAGGAACAGCTGCTCGGCCGCGGCGGCGACCGGCGTGGAGAGGTGCGCCCGGCGGGCGGCGTCGCCGACGATGCCGAGGTCCTTGACGAAGATGTCGAGGCGGCTGAGCACTTCAGCACCGTCCTCGTCGTACGCCTGCAGGGCGCGCGGACCGCGGTTGCCGAGCATGAAGGAGTTCGCGGCACCGGCCGTCAGCGCGTCCAGCGTGCGGGCGCGGTCCAGCCCGAGGGCATCGGCGAGCGCGAGCGCTTCGGCAGCCGCGGCGATGTGCACGCCGCAGAGGAGCTGGTTGACGGTCTTCAGCGCCTGACCGTCGCCGGGCTTGTCGCCGACGATGGACAGCGTGGAGGCGAGCTGATCGAGAACGGGGCGTGCCGTCTCCAGAGCACTCGGCGTGGCGCCGACGACGATGAGGAGGTCGCCCTCCCCCGCACGGACCGGTCCGCCGGAGAGCGGGGCATCCACGAGCTCCGCGCCGTGGGCGGCGAGCTGCGCGGCGATCGCGTCGATGCCGTCCGTGCCCACCGTGCTGGTGAGGATCACGACGGCGCCGTCGGCGAGGTGGGGAGCGAGTCCGTCCTCGCCGAAGAGCAGCGCCTCGAGCTGCGCGCCGGTGCGGACGGCGACGAGCACCGCATCCGCACCGTCCACGGCGTCCGCCGCCGAGGAGGTCGGCGTGACGCCCGCCTCGGCGGCGAGGGACACGCGTTCGGGGGCGATGTCGAAACCGCGAACGGTGAAGCGCTCGGCGAGGCGGGTCGCCATCGGCAGCCCCATGGCGCCGAGTCCGATGACAGCGACGGTGGTTGTCATGAGTGTCCTTCCGGGTGGGTTCCATCGTCGCCTGCGAGAGTGGCGACGACGGTGACGAGGGAGTCCGCGTCGCCGACGTTGCCGGCGAACACGACGTACGGGATGCCGACGGCGGGGCCGGTCTCCGGCTGCCACAGCGAGACGAGACCGGGCAGCATCGGGCCGAGCACGGTGGCCCGGCGGATCTCCAGCGCTTCGCTGGCGACGTCGCTCGAGGTGATGCCGCCCTTCGCGATCACGAAGCGGGGCGGTGCGATGGCGAGCACCCGGCGCACGAGATCGACGACGCCGCTGGAGATGCGTCGAGCGATCGCGAGGCTCTCGTCACCGCTGGCGCCCGTGACGAGCTCCCGCGTGGTGTGCACGATCACGGTGCCGGTGGCGAGCGCGGCGGCGACGGCGTGCGCCTGCGCCTCGAGGTGGCTCTCGCGTTCGGGGCCGATGAGGGCGCGCACGTCGAGCTCGATCGTGCGGGTGTTCGGTCGAGCGGCGATCAGCGCTTCGAGCTGCGCGGTGGTGAGTGGCACGTGGCTGCCGACGACCACGAGGCCTCCGCGGTCATGCGCGAAGGGGATGTCCGCGGCCTGCACGGGCTCGGCGATCTCCTGCCCGATGTGTGCGCGCACGTAGGGAGGGCCGACGCGGAGCAGCACGTCCCGGTCGCGGAGGCGGTGCAGGGCGAGGGCGACGACACGCATGTCGGATTCCTCGACGACGTCGACCGCCACGACCGTACCGTCGGCGAGGGCCTCGAGGAAACGGACGACGGCGTCCACACCGCTGCGGATGGTGCGGATGTCGAGGCCGGCGACCGCCGACGCGGGGATGCGGCCGTGCGTCTTCTCCGCGACCCACTCGCGCAGATCGGAGGACGTGTAGCCGAAGGTCGCATCGGCCGCGAAGGGGGTCTCGCCGACCGGGGTGGCCTCGCCGTCGGTCACCCAGTAGTGCACGGAGTCGACGGTGATGCGGCCGGCGTCGGGGAACGCGGGCACGAGCAGGGTCAGTGCGGGGGCGCGGCCGGTGCGGGAGGCGATCTCCGTGGAGAGGACGTCGGTCTCGAGCGGGAAGTGGCCGCGGAGCGTCGAGTCGCCCCGCGAGACGAACGTGACGCGCCGTCCGTGTGCCGCGGCCGCGGCCAGGGTCACGTCGACGATCTCGCGGTTGCGGGCGGCCGCCGCGTCCTCGTCGAGGGAGCGGGTGTTCGTGAGCACGTAGACGGCGGCGGCACCGGTCGCGAGCGCCTCGTCCAGGTCGGGGCGCTCCCACCGGGTGAGGACGGGGAGGTTCGCGACCGACTGCGTGCCGGTCGGGTCGTCGTCGAGGACGACCAGCACATCGGCGGGGTCGACCTCCGTGCGGACCTCGGCGGCGGTGGCGGCGACGGGTGCGGGCAGGGGGGCCAGCAGGTCGTCGATGTGCACACGAACTCCTTCGTTCCGGGAGTGGTCCGCCGTGGGGCGACGAACCGGGGGAATCCGATCGTTATCCGATATCAGATAACGATGAGCGTACCCCACGAGCCGGCCCGCTCCAAAACGCGGGCTTCGCCCGGCTCAGCGGCCGTGCACGTAGTGCAGCAGATCGTCCCTGGTCTGCCGCATGTGGCTGCGCATCGCCTGACGGGCGGCCGCGCCCGAGCCGGTGCGCATCGCCTCCAGCACGGCGGCATGCTCGGCCAGCGCGTGCTCGCGGATGTCCGGGATCGCGCTCGTCTCGCTGCGGGTGGCCTGCAGCATCGTGGTCAGCGGACGCATCGAGGCGACGAGGATGCGGTTCTCCGCCGCACGGATGATCACATCGTGGAAGGCGAGGTCCGCCGCCACGAACCCCTCGACGTCGGCACGCTCATGCGCTCGGTGCATCTCGGCGAGCAGAGCCTCGAGTTCGGCGAGGTGCTCTTCGGTGCGCCGCCCGGCGGCGAGCTCGGCCGCCCCGGTCTCGAACATCATGCGCATCTCGAGCATCTCCAGCGAGGACCGCTCCCGCGCGTCCGCGCTCTGCGCGTGGCGGACAACGGCGTCGAGGCCCGTCCATTCCTCGGTCGGAGCGATACGGTGCCGGGTGCCCGGCACGGCGACGATCACTCCCTGCGCCTGGAGCAGACGCACGCCCTCGCGCATCGTCAGCCGGGAGACGCCGAACTGGTCTGCCAGCTCCCCCTCGGGAGGCAGCGGCTGCCCGGCCTCGAGCCGGCCCGCGATGATGGCGTCGAGGAGCCCGTCCACGACCGCCTGCGTCCGCGACACCCGCTCGAGCTTCGTCACAGGTCGACGCCCACCAGCACGGGTTCCGGCTGCAGCACGAGCCCAAATTCGGCATGCACGCGGTTCTGGATGAAACGGGCGAGCTCGGCGACCTCCGCCGCCGTGGCGCCGCCGCGGTTGGTGAGGGCCAGAGCGTGCTTGGTCGACACCGAGGCCCGCGATCGGGGCAGCTTGAACCCCTTGCGGATGCCCGCCTGCTCGATGAGCCAGGCCGCGCTCACCTTCACGTCCGGCGCCTCGGTCTTCGCGGCCGGCACATGACCGTCGTAGGACGCGAGCGGGATCACCGTGACGGCGTCCAGGTCGGGAGCCACCGGCCAGCGCGGGCACTCCGGCGGCAGCGAGCGGGCCTGGGCGGCCGTGACGATCGCGTTCTGGAAGAACGAGCCGACGCCGTGCGTGTCCGGGTCGTCGGCGTCCAGCAGCATGCCCTTCGACGCGCGAGTGGCGAGGATGCGCTCCCGCACCCACGTCAGCGGCACCGGGGTGTCGTCGGTCAGGCCGAGCGCTCGACGGAGCTGCTCCCCGCGGACCACCCGCTCCCGCGCCACCAGCAGGTCGACCGTGACCGACAGGATCACGGCCCGCCGCTGCGGCTCGCTGCCGTGATGATGCTTGAGCACCGAGGTGCGGAAGCCCAGCCCGAGGTCGGCGGCGGGAACGGTGGAGATCTCGCCCGTGGCCTCGTCGATGAGGTCGACCTCGACCAGCGTCTCCTGGATCTCCTGGCCGTAGGCGCCGATGTTCTGCACCGGGGAGGCCCCGACCGTGCCCGGGATGCCGCTCATGGCCTCGAGCCCGGCGTAGCCCTGCGCGACGGTGTGGGCGACGAGGTCGTCCCAGCCGTGCCCGGCCTGCACCCGCAGACGGATCCGGCCGTCGTGCGGCGACGGCAGCTCCTCGATCCCGCTGGTGCGGATGCGGATGACGGTGCCCTCGAACGGCTCGTCCCCCACGAAGAGGTTCGACCCGCCGCCGAGCACCAGCCAGGGATCACCCTCCGCCCAGGTCTCGCGGAGGACCGCGACGAGCTCGTCGGTGGTGGTCGCCTCTCGCATGCGCGCGGGAGCGGCGCCCGTGCGGAGAGTGGTGAGCTCGGCCAGGCGGATCGGCTCGACGTCGCTCATCGGACGGCGACGCGCAGCTGCGCCTTGACGAGCACGGTGGTGTCGCCGGTGGTGACCTTGAGGTCGATCCGTGCGGACTCGTCGTCGACCGCACCGACCGTCGCCACGACCTGCACGTCGGCGCCGGTCTCGGGGTCGACCACCACGGGCTTCGTGAAGCGCACGCCGTAGTCGAGGATGCGGGTCCGCGGATCGAGGGCGGCGACCACGACCGACGAGGCGATGCCCATCGTCAGCATGCCGTGCGCCAGCACACCGGGAAGGCCGACCGCGGCGGCGACGTCGTCGCGGTAGTGGATCGGGTTGAAGTCACCGGAAGCCCCGGCGTAGCGGACGAGCGACTCCCTCGTCAGGTGCACGGTGCGCTCGGCGAGCACGTCTCCCACGGTGAACGCGCTCATGCGGCCTCCTCCTCGGCGCCGACGAGCAGGACGCTCGTAGCCGTGACGACGTGGGCTCCGCCGTCGTCGGTGATCTCGGCCTCGCTGGTGATCATGGCGTTGCCGCCTATCATGCGGATGCCGGTGACGCGCAGCTGCGCGGTCAGCTCGTCGCCCGCGACGATCGGCCGCGTGTAACGGAACCGCTGCTCGGCGTGGATGGTCCGCGCCAGCACGATGCCGGAATCGGGCTGGGCCAGCAGCTGCTGCAGCGTGAGGTCCTGCAGGACCATCGCGAAGGTCGGGGGCGCCACCACGTCGGCGAAGCCGGCCGCGCGGGCGGCCTCGACGTCGGTGTGCTGCGGGGCGTCGGCGAAGACGGCGCGCGCGAACTCGCGCACCTTCTCCCGCCCAACGAGGTAGGGGGCGGTCGGCGGGAACTCCCGGCCGACGAGATCTTGGTTCACTGCCACCCGTCGATCCTACCGAGGCCCGCCGACAGGCCGGCTCCGGCGACGCCGGGGAAACCGATCAGCCGCGTCGCCGACCGCGGACGGCCTTGATCCCCATCTGCACCGCGATCACCACGAGATACGCGGCGAAGAGAAGGTTGCCGACGGTCGGGTCGACGATGGTCGCCAGCCAGGCGCCGAGCGCCGTGGTCGTGCACGCCGAGACGCCGATGAGCAGCGCGGCGACGAGATCGACGTTCCGGTTGCGGAGGTTGCCGACCGTGCCGGAGAGAGCGGTCGGGATCATCATCAGCAGCGACGTGCCCTTCGCGACGAGGTCGCTCGTGCCGAACGCGAGCATGAGCACCGGGACGACGATCACGCCGCCGCCGACACCGATGAGACCGGCCAGGACGCCGGTGCCGATCCCCACCGCGACCAGGGCGGCGCCGGTCAGCCAGGTGAGCTCGAACACGGCGTCGCGCGACGGGATCACGAGGAACAGGCTCACGATCACGATCGCGAGGAAGCCGACGAAACCCCAGCGGAGCGCGGTCTGCGAGATCCGCGGAAGCAGCCGAGTGCCGATCTGGGCGCCCACCACGGCCCCGGCGGCGAGGATCAGCGCCGGGATCCAGGCGACCGAGCCGGAGGCGGCGTACGAGATGACGCCGACGGCCGCCGTCGGGACGATCGCGGCCAACGAGGTTCCGGCCGCGAGTCGCTGGTCGAACGCGAGCAGGAGCACCAGCAGCGGGACGATCACCGTGCCGCCGCCGACGCCGAAGAGACCGGAGAGGAGGCCGGCGAGGAGGCCGATGCCGATGAACGCCGCGTAGGCGCGAGGCCCGCGCTTCAGGACCGTCGCATCGTTCACCGGATCAGCCTACTCCCGGCCCCTCCCTCGCCCGAATCGCGGCGGATCAGACCTCCGAGTCCGCTGTGACGGGCACCGATCGCGGGTGAACGACGAAGCCCGCCACCCCGGAAGGGGCGGCGGGCTTCGTAGGGAGAGGTCCTTACTCGGACTTCTTCTCGACGGCGTCCTCGGCGGCGGCCTCAGCGGCCTCGCCCTCGGCCTGCGACTCGGCGCCGGCCTCGGCAGCCGTGTCGTCGGCAGCAGTCTCGTCCGCGGGGGCCTCGACGGTCTCCTCGGCGGGAGCCTCCTCGGCAGCCGGCTTCTCGTCCTTCGGAGCAGCGGCGGCCTTCTTGGTCGACTTCGCCTTCGGGGTGACGGGCTCGAGGACGAGCTCGATCACGGCCATGGGCGCGTTGTCGCCCTTGCGGTTGCCGACCTTGGTGATGCGCGTGTAGCCACCCTCGCGGTCCGCGACGAGCGGAGCGATCTCGTTGAACAGGACGTGCACGACTTCCTTGTCACCGATGACCGACAGCACGCGACGGCGGGCGTGCAGGTCTCCGCGCTTGGCGAAGGTGATGAGGCGCTCGGCGAGCGGACGCAGGCGCTTGGCCTTGGTCTCGGTCGTCTTGATCGACTTGTGGGTGTACAGCGCAGCGGCGAGGTTGGCAAGCAGCAGGCGCTCGTGGGCGGGGCCGCCTCCGAGGCGGGGACCCTTGGTGGGCTTGGGCATAATCGTCTAACTCCTGGTCAGAAAGGGTCGGGTATCAGAAGGACTCGTCTTCGCTGCCGCCGTAGAAGTGGGCGCCGTCGAAACCGGGCACCGAATCCTTGAGCGACAGACCGAGCGAGATGAGCTTGTCGCGCACCTCGTCGACCGACTTCTGGCCGAAATTGCGGATGTTCATGAGCTGCGTCTCCGACAGGGCGACGAGCTCAGAAACGGTGTTGATGCCCTCACGCTTCAGGCAGTTGTACGAGCGGACCGACAGGTCGAGGTCCTCGATCGGCATCGACAGCTCGCTGGAGTTCACAGCCTCCACCGGCGCCGGGCCGATCTCGATGCCCTCGGCCTCGACGTTCAGCTCGCGGGCGAGGCCGAACAGCTCGGTGAGCGTCTTGGCGGCCGACGCGACGGCGTCGCGGGGGCTGATCGCCGACTTGGTCTCGACGTCGAGGATGAGCTTGTCGAAGTCGGTGCGCTCACCGGCACGGGTGGCGTCGACGCGGTAGCTGACCTTGAGCACGGGCGAGTAGATCGAGTCGATCGGGATCTGCCCGGCCTCGGCGTACTCGTTGCGGTTCTGCGTCGCGGAGACGTAGCCACGGCCGCGCTCGATGGTGAGCTCGAGCTCGAACTTGGCGGTGTCGTTGAGCGTCGCGATGACGAGCTCGGGGTTGTGCACCTCGACACCGGCCGGAGCCGAGATGTCGGCGGCGGTCACTTCACCGGCACCGGTCTTGCGAAGGTACGCGGTGATGGGCTCGTCGCGCTCGCTGGAGACGACCAGCTGCTTGATGTTGAGGATGATCTCGGTGACATCCTCCTTCACGCCGGGGATCGTGCTGAACTCGTGCAGCACACCGTCGATGCGGACGCTGGTGACAGCGGCGCCGGGGATCGACGACAGCAGGCTGCGGCGCAGCGCGTTGCCGATCGTGTAGCCGAAGCCGGGCTCCAGAGGCTCGATGATGAACCGGCTCCGGTTCTCGACGATCTTTTCCTCGGTCAGTGTGGGACGCTGTGCAATAAGCACTCTGTGTTCCTTTCGATCACATGCCCGCTATATGACATGTGGTGGGGTGAGGTCTTGAGTTGTGGAAGTCGATGCCCCACGCGGGGCGCCGAGCCGCTCACCCCGTCATGGCTCCCTGAGCCTGTCGAAGGGTGAGCGGCTCGGCACACGCATCAGACGCGGCGACGCTTCGGCGGGCGGCAGCCGTTGTGCGCCTGCGGGGTGACATCCTGGATCGAACCCACCTCGAGGCCGGCGGCCTGCAGCGAGCGGATCGCGGTCTCGCGGCCGGAGCCCGGACCCTTCACGAAGACGTCGACCTTCTTGACGCCGTGCTCCTGCGCCTGGCGGGCGGCCGACTCGGCGGCCATGCCTGCGGCGTACGGGGTCGACTTGCGGGAGCCCTTGAAGCCCACGCCACCCGACGACGCCCAGCTGATGACAGCGCCGGACGGGTCGGTGATCGAAACGATGGTGTTGTTGAACGTCGACTTGATGTGGGCCTGGCCCAGCGCGATGTTCTTCTTCTCCTTGCGGCGCGGCTTGCGCGCGGCGGCCTTGGGTGCAGCCATGAAAGTGTTCTCCTAGTCCCTGGCCGCTGCTTAGCGGGCCTTCTTCTTGCCGGCGACGGTGCGCTTCGGGCCCTTGCGGGTACGGGCGTTGGTCTTGGTGCGCTGACCGCGGACCGGGAGGCCACGACGGTGGCGCAGGCCCTCGTAGGAGCCGATCTCGACCTTGCGGCGGATGTCTGCGGCGACCTCGCGGCGCAGGTCACCCTCCACCTTGTAGTTGCCTTCGATGTAGTCGCGGAGGGCGACGAGCTGGTCGTCGCTGAGGTCCTTCACGCGGATGCTCTCGTCGATGTCGGTCGCCTTGAGGATCTCGACCGAGCGGGTACGGCCGACGCCGTAGATGTAGGTAAGGGCGATCACCACGCGCTTGTCGCGCGGGATGTCAACGCCGGCAAGACGTGCCATGCGGTTCTCCTGGGTGTTGTGGAGGTATGGAGCAGGATCGGTGCCCGGGCCTCCGCCCCGAGGTGTCAGCCCCCACGGCTCCGCCGGTTACCCGGTCGCTGAGCCTGTCGAAGCGTCTGATCCTGCCGTGTCGTATTGAGTTATGAGAGTGCGAGAGCGGCGCTCACGCAGCGGGGGCGCTCAGCCCTGGCGCTGCTTGTGGCGCGGGTTGCTCTTGCAGATCACCATGACGCGGCCGTGGCGGCGGATCACCTTGCAGTGATCGCAGATCGGCTTGACGCTGGGGTTGACCTTCATGATGTTTCCTGTTCGCTGTCTTCGTGCTGCCCGGTGTCCGACCTCTGAGACCGGGGTCCCTGAGCCCGTCGAAGGGCAGCCGTTACTTCTCGACCGATCAGCGGTAGCGGTAGACGATGCGGCCGCGGGTCAGGTCGTAGGGGCTGAGCTCCACGACCACGCGGTCCTCGGGGATGATGCGGATGTAGTTCTGCCGCATCTTTCCGGAGATCGTTGCCAGAACCTTGTGTCCGTTGGTGAGCTCAACGCGGAACATCGCGTTGGGCAGAGCCTCCGACACGACGCCCTCGATCTCGATGACACCGTCTTTCTTAGCCATAGCCTCGCTGACGCTTCTGCAGACCGGTCGATCTGCGGTGGGTGGGTGGATTGCGGTGACCGGGCCGGATCGGACACGCCGAACGCATGGCACAAGGCACCAAAGATCTATGTTATCCGACGACGCCCCATCCGGCAACCTGGTCGGACGGGGCGTCGAGCGGGATTCCGCGGATCAGCCGAGGAGATCGGTGAACCGCTTCATGTCGGCCTGGTTCTGGAGGTCGAGACGCTCGCCGTCGATCTCGACCGTCGGCGTGCCCTGGATGTCGTTCTGCTTCGCCTGCGCCGCACCGAACTTGCGGTACGTCTCGTCGGTGATGCAGGAGACGACGTCGTCATCCGCCCCGACCTGGGTGGCGAACTGGGCGAGCTGCTCGTTCGTGAGGCCGGGGGTGTTCTCCGCCGGCTGGTTCTCGAACAGCACCTTCGCATAGTCGAAGTAGAGGTCGCTGTCCGACTCGGCGACGCAGAACGCGGCGCCGGCCGAGCGGGAGGAGAACTCTGTGCCCTGCGAGAAGCGGTCGAGGATCGCGATGGGGTGCTGCTCGAGCGTGATCTCGCCGCTCTGGGCCTTGGCCTCGAGCGCGGCACCGAACTGGTCCTCGAAGGACTTGCAGACCGGGCACTGGAAGTCGAGGAAGACCGACACGGTCGTGTCGCCGTCGCCCATGGAGACCGAACCGGCATCCGCGTCGAAGTTGTCGCTGGCGGACGGAGTGGCACCGGGGGACGTCGCCTGGTTGTTGAGGAACACCACGAGTCCGCCGAGGGCCACGAGGACCACGACGACGGCGATGGAGACGCCGATCGCGAACCAGTTCGTGTTGCTCTTCGCCGCTGCCATTACTTTCCGATCTCTCGAGGCTCGACCCCGAACGGGGCGAGTCCGGCTCTTCCACCATCGGGCGCGGTGAGCACCCAGATGCCCCCATCATGCCGGGCCACGCTATGTTCCCAATGTGAGCCGTCCGTGCCGTCGACGGTCGTGACGGTCCAGTCGTCCTCCTCGACGAAGGTCGCCTCGCCGCCCGCGGTCACCATCGGCTCGATGGCGAGCACGAGTCCGGGCTTCACATCTGCCCCGCGGTCCGGCGTCCGGTAGTTGAAGACGCTGGGCGCCTCGTGCATCTTGCGGCCGATGCCGTGGCCGACGTACTCGCGCAGGATGCCGTACGGCTCACCGCTGACAGCGGACGGCCCCTGCGCCTCGATGTAGTCCTGGATCGCGGCACCGATCTCATCGATCGACGTCGCCGTGGCCATCGCGGCGATCCCTGCCCACATCGAGCCCTCGGTCACGCGAGAGAGCTCCTCGCGGCGGGCGACGAGCTCCGGACGCTCGGGGTCAGGGACGACGATGGTGATCGCGCTGTCGCCGTTCCATCCCTCGAACTGCGCACCGCAGTCCACCGAGACGATGTCGCCGGGCTCGAGCACCCGTTCCCCCGGGATGCCGTGCACGACCTGCTCGTTCACCGAGACGCAGATCGTGTGGTGGTAGCCCTTGACGAGCTGGAAGTTCGACTCCGCCCCCCGCTGTACGATCGCGCGGTTCGCGGCGGCATCGAGCTCGATCGTCTTCACCCCCGGCTTGACGAGCGCCCGGACGGCGTCGAGCGCCTCGGCGGTGATGAGGCCGGGTTCGGCCAGGGCTCGCAGCTGAGCCGGGGTCTTGTAGATCGAGCGGCGGAACATCTCAGGCGGCGGAAGCGGCGGAACGCAGCCCGCGAGCGGCCAGGGCGGCGCCGATGCGCTCGGTGATCTCCTCGAGCGAGCCCACGCCGTCGATGCGGTCGACGATGCCGCGGCTGCTGTAGACCTCGATGATCGGCGCCGTCTCCTTCTCGTAGATATCGAGCCGGTGCGCGATGGCCTCGTCCGTGTCGTCCGAACGGCCCTGCTCGGCGGCACGGAGGGCGAGGCGGGCGATGCTCTCCTCGCGCGGGACGTCGAGGAGGATGACCGCATCGAGCGCCTCCCCGCGCTCCTCGAGGAACGCATCCAGGTGCGCCACCTGCGCGGTGTTGCGCGGGTAGCCGTCGAGGAGGAAGCCGTGCTCCGCATCCTCCTGGCTCAGCCGGTCGCGCACGATCTCGCTGGTCAGCTCATCCGGAACGAGGTCGCCCTTGTCGAGGATCGCGGTGACCTGCTGGCCCAGCGCGGTCCCCTCCTTGATGTTCGCGCGGAAGATGTCTCCGGTGGAGACCACCGGGATGCCGTAGGACTCGGCGATGCGCACGCCCTGCGTGCCCTTGCCGGAACCCTGGGGACCGACGATGAGCAAACGGGCGGTGGGTCGGCGCCCTTCGACGG is from Microbacterium sp. BLY and encodes:
- a CDS encoding MaoC family dehydratase N-terminal domain-containing protein; this encodes MAVNQDLVGREFPPTAPYLVGREKVREFARAVFADAPQHTDVEAARAAGFADVVAPPTFAMVLQDLTLQQLLAQPDSGIVLARTIHAEQRFRYTRPIVAGDELTAQLRVTGIRMIGGNAMITSEAEITDDGGAHVVTATSVLLVGAEEEAA
- the rplQ gene encoding 50S ribosomal protein L17 translates to MPKPTKGPRLGGGPAHERLLLANLAAALYTHKSIKTTETKAKRLRPLAERLITFAKRGDLHARRRVLSVIGDKEVVHVLFNEIAPLVADREGGYTRITKVGNRKGDNAPMAVIELVLEPVTPKAKSTKKAAAAPKDEKPAAEEAPAEETVEAPADETAADDTAAEAGAESQAEGEAAEAAAEDAVEKKSE
- the infA gene encoding translation initiation factor IF-1; the encoded protein is MAKKDGVIEIEGVVSEALPNAMFRVELTNGHKVLATISGKMRQNYIRIIPEDRVVVELSPYDLTRGRIVYRYR
- the rpsM gene encoding 30S ribosomal protein S13: MARLAGVDIPRDKRVVIALTYIYGVGRTRSVEILKATDIDESIRVKDLSDDQLVALRDYIEGNYKVEGDLRREVAADIRRKVEIGSYEGLRHRRGLPVRGQRTKTNARTRKGPKRTVAGKKKAR
- a CDS encoding thioredoxin domain-containing protein, with product MAAAKSNTNWFAIGVSIAVVVVLVALGGLVVFLNNQATSPGATPSASDNFDADAGSVSMGDGDTTVSVFLDFQCPVCKSFEDQFGAALEAKAQSGEITLEQHPIAILDRFSQGTEFSSRSAGAAFCVAESDSDLYFDYAKVLFENQPAENTPGLTNEQLAQFATQVGADDDVVSCITDETYRKFGAAQAKQNDIQGTPTVEIDGERLDLQNQADMKRFTDLLG
- a CDS encoding DNA-directed RNA polymerase subunit alpha; translation: MLIAQRPTLTEEKIVENRSRFIIEPLEPGFGYTIGNALRRSLLSSIPGAAVTSVRIDGVLHEFSTIPGVKEDVTEIILNIKQLVVSSERDEPITAYLRKTGAGEVTAADISAPAGVEVHNPELVIATLNDTAKFELELTIERGRGYVSATQNRNEYAEAGQIPIDSIYSPVLKVSYRVDATRAGERTDFDKLILDVETKSAISPRDAVASAAKTLTELFGLARELNVEAEGIEIGPAPVEAVNSSELSMPIEDLDLSVRSYNCLKREGINTVSELVALSETQLMNIRNFGQKSVDEVRDKLISLGLSLKDSVPGFDGAHFYGGSEDESF
- the rpsK gene encoding 30S ribosomal protein S11; this translates as MAAPKAAARKPRRKEKKNIALGQAHIKSTFNNTIVSITDPSGAVISWASSGGVGFKGSRKSTPYAAGMAAESAARQAQEHGVKKVDVFVKGPGSGRETAIRSLQAAGLEVGSIQDVTPQAHNGCRPPKRRRV
- a CDS encoding sulfite exporter TauE/SafE family protein; this encodes MNDATVLKRGPRAYAAFIGIGLLAGLLSGLFGVGGGTVIVPLLVLLLAFDQRLAAGTSLAAIVPTAAVGVISYAASGSVAWIPALILAAGAVVGAQIGTRLLPRISQTALRWGFVGFLAIVIVSLFLVIPSRDAVFELTWLTGAALVAVGIGTGVLAGLIGVGGGVIVVPVLMLAFGTSDLVAKGTSLLMMIPTALSGTVGNLRNRNVDLVAALLIGVSACTTTALGAWLATIVDPTVGNLLFAAYLVVIAVQMGIKAVRGRRRG
- the rpmJ gene encoding 50S ribosomal protein L36; this translates as MKVNPSVKPICDHCKVIRRHGRVMVICKSNPRHKQRQG
- a CDS encoding MaoC/PaaZ C-terminal domain-containing protein, whose translation is MSAFTVGDVLAERTVHLTRESLVRYAGASGDFNPIHYRDDVAAAVGLPGVLAHGMLTMGIASSVVVAALDPRTRILDYGVRFTKPVVVDPETGADVQVVATVGAVDDESARIDLKVTTGDTTVLVKAQLRVAVR